A single window of Salvia splendens isolate huo1 chromosome 8, SspV2, whole genome shotgun sequence DNA harbors:
- the LOC121743519 gene encoding putative phytosulfokines 6 has translation MKKKIHSLALLLILVFLITISHTSSRKLSSNQEIKINKSITGNGQTESFHNLMGMEECGNEDEECLNRRILADVHLDYIYTQNQKN, from the exons ATGAAGAAGAAGATCCATTCACTTGCACTTCTCCTCATTCTTGTTTTCCTCATCACAATCTCACACACTTCTTCAAGAAAGCTCTCATCAAACCAAG AAATCAAGATCAATAAATCTATTACAGGAAATGGACAGACGGAATCTTTCCAT AATCTGATGGGGATGGAGGAGTGTGGGAATGAAGATGAAGAGTGCTTAAACAGAAGGATTCTTGCAGATGTTCATCTTGATTACATCTACACCCAAAATCAGAAGAATTGA